A DNA window from Bacteroides cellulosilyticus contains the following coding sequences:
- a CDS encoding type I restriction-modification system subunit M, with protein MNKQQLANKIWASANKMRSKIDANEYKDYILGLVFYKFLSDNEVNYLRSIGWNDDDMTALVEDYEDPEATMMIAYCKNNIGYFIEYKYLFGTWLLPNSNFSVADLSAALNSFDRLISPNYKHVYANIFKTLQAGLSKLGENPSSQTRALKDLIKLIKDIPTDGSQDYDVLGYVYEYLISNFAANAGKKAGEFYTPHEVAILMSEIVAEHHKDKQQIEIYDPTSGSGSLLITIGKSIGRHIADKNQVKYYAQELKENTYNLTRMNLVMRGIKPDNIDTRCADSLDEDWPLQTIGSDIGKPLYVDAVVSNPPYSQHWDATDRELDSRFKNYGVAPKSKADYAFLLHELHHLKPDGILTIVLPHGVLFRGDVDADSEGEGKIRRNLIETNNIDAIIGLPANIFFGTGIPTLIMVLKQHRDSDDVLIIDASKGFVKEGKNNRLRACDIKRIADAICERKPIPGFSRPVSRDEIRQNGYNLNIPRYVDSSEAAEQYDIYATMFGGIPESEIDKLQTYWDALPSLRADLFQPKEDGSPYATVKNKDVAKIIEENADVCNLKQTFADAFSDFSNVLHSRLITNVSTVNEQNEQDDIADDIFNRLKPIPLVDKYVAYQALSDNWQVIAGDIETIQSEGIDAVRIVEQAYKLVKKGDEEIEVPDGLKGRILPFELIQHEKFQAELDAISEKQAKVEEIASSLEELRDGFTEEEGQAYLDEDDNAKFNKNAIKADAKAKGDEVEPETKAKLKEIVSLWDKITKLNKNIKEDKATLVQLTIDAIEHLSDEEIEFFLHKKWIDPVCGGINGTLASVFSALEKSVTALEAKYALSYNEIENNIVDAQKELSELIGQLTGDEFAVKGLQELQNRLKD; from the coding sequence ATGAATAAGCAGCAGCTTGCAAATAAAATATGGGCCTCGGCCAATAAGATGCGTTCTAAAATAGATGCCAATGAATATAAGGATTACATTCTTGGACTTGTGTTCTATAAATTCCTATCAGACAATGAAGTGAACTATCTTCGTAGTATCGGATGGAATGATGATGACATGACGGCTCTTGTAGAGGATTATGAAGACCCGGAAGCAACAATGATGATTGCTTATTGTAAAAATAACATTGGCTATTTTATTGAATATAAATACTTGTTCGGTACTTGGCTGCTACCCAACTCTAATTTCAGTGTGGCAGACCTTAGTGCCGCGTTGAATAGCTTCGACCGGCTAATTAGTCCAAACTACAAGCATGTATATGCCAACATCTTCAAGACGCTACAAGCCGGATTGAGTAAATTGGGGGAGAATCCTTCTTCTCAAACCCGTGCTTTGAAGGATTTGATTAAGCTCATTAAAGACATTCCTACCGATGGCAGTCAGGATTACGACGTGCTGGGCTATGTTTATGAGTATCTCATCAGTAATTTTGCAGCCAATGCCGGAAAGAAAGCCGGTGAATTCTACACTCCTCACGAGGTGGCAATACTGATGTCGGAAATTGTAGCAGAGCATCATAAGGATAAACAGCAAATTGAAATATATGACCCGACAAGTGGTTCCGGCTCTCTGCTGATTACCATTGGCAAATCTATTGGCCGCCATATCGCCGATAAAAACCAAGTGAAGTATTATGCTCAAGAGCTGAAGGAGAATACCTATAACCTTACCCGAATGAATCTCGTGATGCGTGGCATCAAGCCAGACAATATTGATACCCGTTGTGCTGATTCTCTGGATGAAGACTGGCCTTTGCAAACCATAGGTAGTGATATTGGTAAACCACTCTATGTGGATGCGGTTGTGTCAAATCCGCCTTATTCGCAGCATTGGGATGCCACGGATCGTGAACTCGATTCTCGTTTCAAGAATTATGGTGTCGCACCTAAAAGTAAAGCCGATTATGCTTTCTTACTTCACGAACTGCATCACCTCAAACCCGATGGCATTCTCACCATCGTACTGCCTCATGGAGTACTTTTCCGTGGCGATGTGGACGCAGATAGCGAAGGAGAAGGGAAAATCCGCCGGAATCTTATTGAGACTAATAATATAGATGCCATTATCGGGCTGCCGGCTAACATCTTTTTTGGAACAGGTATTCCCACACTGATTATGGTCTTGAAGCAGCATCGGGATAGTGACGATGTGCTTATTATCGATGCTTCCAAAGGATTTGTCAAGGAAGGCAAGAACAATAGACTCCGTGCCTGCGACATAAAGCGCATTGCCGATGCCATTTGTGAGCGTAAGCCTATTCCTGGTTTTTCTCGCCCGGTAAGCCGTGACGAAATCCGGCAGAATGGATATAACCTCAATATTCCTCGTTATGTGGATTCTTCGGAGGCTGCCGAACAATATGATATCTATGCTACTATGTTTGGTGGCATTCCCGAAAGCGAGATAGATAAATTGCAGACCTATTGGGATGCGCTGCCTTCACTTCGTGCAGACCTTTTCCAGCCCAAGGAGGACGGTAGTCCGTATGCCACGGTGAAGAATAAAGATGTGGCCAAGATTATTGAAGAGAATGCGGATGTGTGTAATTTGAAGCAAACCTTTGCGGATGCATTCTCCGATTTTAGCAATGTTCTTCACAGCCGACTGATTACAAATGTCAGTACTGTAAATGAACAAAATGAACAAGACGATATAGCCGACGATATATTTAACCGCCTAAAGCCGATTCCTCTGGTGGATAAATACGTCGCTTACCAAGCTCTTTCAGATAATTGGCAGGTGATAGCGGGCGATATAGAGACTATACAAAGTGAGGGAATTGATGCTGTGCGGATAGTAGAGCAGGCTTATAAACTTGTGAAGAAAGGCGATGAAGAGATAGAAGTGCCCGATGGATTGAAGGGACGCATCTTGCCGTTTGAATTGATACAACATGAAAAGTTTCAAGCTGAACTTGATGCTATCAGTGAAAAACAAGCTAAAGTAGAGGAAATTGCATCCTCGCTTGAAGAGCTGCGTGACGGCTTCACCGAAGAAGAAGGGCAAGCCTATCTGGATGAAGATGACAATGCCAAGTTCAATAAGAATGCCATAAAGGCAGATGCCAAAGCTAAAGGCGATGAAGTGGAACCGGAAACCAAAGCTAAACTGAAAGAGATTGTAAGTTTATGGGATAAAATCACTAAACTCAATAAGAATATCAAGGAGGATAAAGCTACATTGGTACAACTTACTATTGATGCCATAGAACATCTAAGCGATGAAGAGATAGAGTTCTTCCTGCACAAGAAGTGGATTGACCCGGTGTGTGGCGGTATTAATGGCACATTGGCATCTGTTTTTTCCGCTCTTGAGAAATCAGTCACGGCACTGGAAGCAAAGTATGCCTTGTCATATAATGAAATTGAAAACAATATTGTCGATGCTCAAAAAGAGTTGTCGGAATTGATTGGGCAGCTTACGGGTGATGAGTTTGCGGTGAAGGGTTTGCAGGAATTACAGAATAGATTAAAGGATTGA
- the rfbD gene encoding dTDP-4-dehydrorhamnose reductase, with the protein MRVLVTGANGQLGNEMQVLAKENPQHTYFFTDVQELDICDEQAVQACIAENQIEVVVNCAAYTAVDKAEDNEELCRKLNQEAPGILARAAQAHGAAMIQVSTDYVFDGTAHIPYKEDCEPCPNSVYGFTKLGGEKEVMQNCEKAMVIRTAWLYSIYGNNFVKTMIRLGRERESLGVVFDQIGTPTYAKDLAVAIYAAINQGIVPGIYHFSDEGVCSWYDFTVAIHRIADITTCKVSPLHTDEYPAKAPRPHYSVLDKTKIKKTFGIEVPHWEESLKVCIEKLNAQ; encoded by the coding sequence ATGAGAGTATTAGTAACCGGAGCCAACGGACAACTTGGCAACGAGATGCAAGTTCTTGCAAAAGAGAATCCGCAACACACTTATTTTTTTACTGATGTACAGGAATTGGATATCTGTGACGAACAAGCTGTACAGGCTTGCATTGCAGAGAATCAGATTGAGGTTGTAGTGAATTGTGCTGCTTACACAGCAGTTGACAAGGCGGAAGATAATGAAGAATTGTGCCGCAAACTGAATCAGGAAGCTCCGGGAATACTGGCACGTGCTGCACAGGCCCATGGTGCTGCTATGATACAGGTTTCTACGGATTATGTTTTTGATGGAACAGCGCATATACCTTATAAAGAAGATTGCGAACCCTGTCCTAATTCAGTTTATGGCTTTACTAAGCTGGGTGGAGAAAAGGAGGTTATGCAGAATTGTGAGAAAGCGATGGTAATTCGTACAGCATGGTTATACTCTATTTATGGAAACAACTTTGTGAAAACGATGATTCGTCTGGGACGTGAGCGTGAGTCTTTAGGTGTGGTTTTTGATCAGATTGGTACGCCGACGTATGCGAAGGATTTGGCGGTTGCCATCTATGCAGCCATCAATCAGGGAATTGTACCGGGTATTTATCATTTCAGTGATGAAGGCGTATGTTCATGGTATGACTTTACGGTGGCTATACATCGCATTGCGGATATCACGACATGCAAGGTGAGTCCCTTACATACGGACGAGTATCCGGCAAAGGCACCGCGTCCGCATTATTCCGTATTGGATAAGACGAAGATTAAAAAGACTTTCGGCATTGAAGTACCTCATTGGGAAGAGAGTCTGAAAGTATGTATTGAAAAACTGAATGCCCAATAA
- a CDS encoding LysE family translocator, protein MIEIRTIFDILWKGFIIGVVVSAPLGPVGVLCIQRTLNKGRWYGFITGLGASLSDIAYALLTGYGMSFVFDYVNKNIFYLQLFGSIMLLAFGIYTFRSNPVQSIRPVSTNKGSYFHNFITAFAVTLSNPLIIFLFIGLFARFAFVSEGVLVFEAVTGYLAIALGALAWWFGITFFVNKVRTQFNLRGIWILNRIIGGIVIVVSVFGLVFTLMGESLY, encoded by the coding sequence ATGATTGAGATAAGGACCATATTCGATATATTATGGAAGGGTTTTATTATTGGGGTAGTTGTGTCTGCGCCATTAGGACCCGTGGGTGTGTTGTGCATCCAGCGTACGTTGAATAAGGGGCGTTGGTATGGTTTCATAACAGGACTGGGAGCCTCGTTGAGTGACATTGCTTACGCCTTGCTGACAGGGTACGGAATGAGCTTCGTATTCGATTACGTAAATAAAAATATCTTTTATTTGCAGTTGTTCGGAAGCATCATGCTGTTAGCGTTTGGTATTTATACGTTTCGCAGTAATCCCGTCCAGTCCATCCGTCCCGTCTCAACCAACAAAGGCTCTTATTTTCATAACTTCATTACCGCCTTTGCCGTCACATTATCCAATCCACTTATTATATTCCTCTTTATCGGACTCTTTGCACGCTTTGCCTTCGTCAGTGAGGGGGTATTGGTGTTCGAAGCGGTTACCGGATATCTGGCTATTGCACTGGGAGCATTAGCATGGTGGTTCGGCATTACTTTCTTTGTTAATAAAGTCCGTACGCAATTCAACCTGCGCGGCATCTGGATATTGAATCGTATCATTGGAGGCATTGTCATTGTTGTGTCTGTGTTTGGGTTGGTGTTTACGTTGATGGGTGAGTCACTTTACTGA
- a CDS encoding DUF4924 family protein yields the protein MKIAQQLKAKNIAEYLIYMWQVEDLIRANGCDIDKIRESIISRYPEEEHPVLEEWYGNLIDMMRTEGVKEKGHLQINRNVIVNLTELHVELLASPKYPYYSAAYFKALPFIVELRQKSGKQEEPELETCFEALYGVLLLRLQKKEITEGTAKAIEAISSFISLLANYYEKDKKGELKLDE from the coding sequence ATGAAGATAGCGCAACAATTGAAAGCGAAGAATATCGCGGAATACCTTATATATATGTGGCAAGTGGAAGATTTGATACGTGCCAACGGGTGCGATATTGATAAGATCCGCGAAAGCATTATCTCCCGTTATCCGGAAGAAGAACATCCGGTGCTTGAAGAATGGTACGGTAATCTGATAGACATGATGCGTACAGAAGGGGTGAAGGAAAAGGGACATCTGCAAATTAATCGTAACGTAATAGTGAATTTGACGGAATTGCACGTAGAACTGTTGGCGTCACCGAAGTATCCTTATTATAGTGCGGCTTATTTCAAAGCATTGCCCTTCATCGTAGAACTTCGTCAGAAGAGTGGGAAGCAGGAGGAACCGGAACTGGAAACCTGTTTTGAGGCTTTGTATGGTGTTTTATTGCTACGCTTGCAGAAGAAAGAAATCACGGAGGGAACCGCAAAGGCGATAGAGGCCATCAGCAGTTTCATTTCTTTGCTTGCCAATTATTACGAAAAGGACAAGAAAGGGGAGTTGAAACTGGATGAATAA
- a CDS encoding peptide chain release factor 3 — translation MANNNEIERRRTFAIIAHPDAGKTSLTEKLLLFGGQIQVAGAVKSNKIKKTATSDWMDIEKQRGISVTTSVMEFDYKDYKINILDTPGHQDFAEDTYRTLTAVDSVIIVVDGAKGVETQTRKLMEVCRMRNTPVIIFINKMDREAKDPFDLLDELEEELAIHVRPLTWPIESGVRFKGVYNIYENNLNLFQPSKQVVTEKVEVDINTEELDKQIGAQLADKLRGELELIDGVYPEFDKEEYLKGELAPVFFGSALNNFGVQELLDCFVEIAPSPRPVQAEEREVEPEEPKFTGFVFKITANIDPNHRSCIAFCKICSGKFTRNAPYLHVRHGKTMRFSSPTQFMAQRKTTVDEAWAGDIIGLPDNGTFKIGDTLTEGEMLHFRGLPSFSPEMFKYIENADPMKQKQLAKGIDQLMDEGVAQLFVNQFNGRKIIGTVGQLQFEVIQYRLENEYSAKCRWEPLSLYKACWIESDNLEELEAFKKRKYQYMAKDREGRDVFLADSGYVLQMAQMDFKNIKFHFTSEF, via the coding sequence ATGGCCAATAATAACGAAATTGAGAGGAGAAGAACCTTTGCGATTATCGCACATCCGGATGCCGGTAAAACATCTTTGACTGAAAAGCTGTTGCTTTTCGGTGGGCAGATTCAGGTGGCTGGTGCCGTAAAGAGTAATAAGATAAAGAAAACGGCTACATCGGACTGGATGGATATAGAGAAGCAGCGTGGTATCTCTGTAACCACCTCTGTGATGGAGTTTGATTACAAAGATTATAAGATTAATATTCTCGATACTCCCGGTCATCAGGACTTTGCCGAAGATACTTACCGCACGCTGACCGCTGTAGATAGCGTTATCATCGTAGTGGATGGTGCAAAGGGTGTGGAAACGCAGACGCGTAAGCTGATGGAAGTGTGCCGTATGCGTAATACGCCGGTCATTATATTCATCAATAAGATGGACCGTGAGGCCAAAGATCCTTTCGATTTGTTGGACGAGCTGGAAGAAGAGCTTGCTATTCATGTACGTCCGTTAACTTGGCCAATCGAAAGTGGTGTGCGCTTTAAGGGGGTTTATAACATCTATGAAAACAATCTGAATCTTTTCCAGCCCTCCAAGCAGGTAGTGACGGAGAAGGTGGAGGTCGATATCAATACCGAAGAACTGGATAAGCAAATCGGTGCGCAATTGGCTGATAAGTTGCGTGGTGAGTTGGAATTGATAGATGGAGTTTATCCTGAATTTGATAAAGAAGAATATCTGAAAGGTGAACTGGCACCTGTATTCTTTGGCTCGGCTCTGAATAACTTTGGTGTACAAGAATTGCTGGATTGCTTTGTAGAGATCGCTCCAAGTCCTCGTCCTGTACAGGCGGAAGAACGTGAAGTGGAACCGGAAGAGCCTAAATTCACCGGATTTGTCTTTAAGATTACGGCGAATATCGACCCGAATCATCGTTCTTGTATCGCATTTTGTAAGATTTGCTCAGGTAAGTTTACGCGTAATGCACCGTATCTGCATGTGCGTCATGGAAAGACGATGCGTTTTTCTTCGCCCACACAGTTCATGGCACAGCGTAAGACGACTGTTGACGAGGCTTGGGCGGGTGATATCATCGGCTTGCCGGATAACGGTACTTTTAAGATCGGTGATACGCTGACAGAAGGGGAAATGCTTCATTTCCGTGGTTTGCCGAGTTTCTCACCGGAGATGTTCAAGTATATCGAGAATGCTGACCCGATGAAGCAGAAGCAGCTTGCCAAGGGTATCGACCAGTTGATGGACGAAGGTGTGGCACAGTTGTTTGTCAACCAGTTCAACGGCCGGAAGATTATCGGTACGGTAGGGCAGTTGCAGTTTGAGGTTATCCAGTATCGCCTGGAGAATGAATATAGTGCGAAGTGTCGTTGGGAGCCGTTGAGCCTTTATAAGGCTTGCTGGATAGAGAGCGATAATCTTGAAGAACTGGAAGCATTCAAGAAGCGTAAGTATCAGTATATGGCGAAAGACCGTGAGGGCAGAGATGTATTCCTGGCTGATAGCGGTTATGTGCTTCAAATGGCTCAGATGGACTTCAAGAATATAAAATTCCACTTTACAAGCGAGTTCTGA
- a CDS encoding restriction endonuclease subunit S, producing the protein MAEPIIRFRNNHSDWDRFVIDDVFELRNGYTPSKNVNQYWENGVIPWFRMEDIRANGGILSDSIQHITPQAVKGGGLFVPYSIILATTATIGVHAMVIADSLANQRFTNFSIRKSLIDKYDSYFIYYAFYKIDEWSLKNTNSGGLLSVDIKGLLKQPFLTPSKTEQQQIASYFKSLDVLIQSVTKKIASLKQLKSASLISMFPQAGETKPRVRFKGFEEVWKTVPFDIVFRYLKSNTLSRADLNETLGSARNIHYGDILIKFGTLIDIRKDDLPYITNHFLANQLTNNCKLQKGDIIFADAAEDSTVGKCTEIAFIGEEKVVAGLHTIPCRTLFEFSEGYLGFYLNSPSYHNQLLPLMQGTKISSISKSALLNTSISFPSNIAEQCQIASFFCSLDTQISLETQRLDKLKQIKSACLDKMFV; encoded by the coding sequence ATGGCAGAACCGATAATAAGATTTAGGAATAATCATTCAGATTGGGATAGATTCGTAATTGATGATGTTTTTGAATTACGAAATGGATATACTCCATCAAAAAATGTAAATCAATATTGGGAAAATGGAGTAATTCCATGGTTTAGGATGGAAGATATACGCGCCAATGGAGGAATATTGTCCGATTCAATTCAACATATCACCCCTCAAGCTGTTAAAGGAGGTGGTTTGTTTGTTCCATATTCCATTATTCTTGCGACAACTGCGACAATAGGTGTTCACGCAATGGTAATTGCTGATTCGCTTGCGAATCAGCGATTTACGAATTTTTCAATTCGTAAATCGCTGATTGATAAATACGATTCGTATTTCATATACTATGCATTTTATAAGATTGATGAATGGTCTTTGAAAAACACCAATTCAGGAGGTCTGCTTTCTGTTGATATTAAAGGATTATTAAAACAACCATTCCTTACCCCATCTAAAACCGAGCAACAACAAATAGCCTCCTACTTTAAATCATTAGACGTTCTTATTCAATCAGTCACGAAGAAAATAGCTTCGCTCAAGCAATTGAAATCCGCTTCTCTTATTTCTATGTTTCCACAAGCAGGAGAAACGAAGCCTCGTGTCCGTTTCAAAGGGTTTGAGGAAGTCTGGAAGACAGTTCCTTTTGATATTGTTTTCCGTTATTTAAAAAGCAATACCTTATCACGCGCAGATTTAAATGAAACATTAGGAAGTGCTAGAAATATACATTATGGTGATATATTAATTAAATTTGGAACTTTGATTGATATTAGAAAAGACGATTTACCATACATTACAAATCATTTCTTAGCTAATCAGTTAACCAATAATTGTAAATTACAAAAAGGCGATATTATTTTTGCCGATGCAGCAGAGGATAGTACCGTAGGTAAATGTACGGAGATTGCATTCATTGGTGAGGAAAAAGTTGTAGCAGGATTACATACGATACCGTGTAGAACTTTATTTGAGTTTAGCGAGGGATATTTAGGCTTTTATTTAAATTCCCCTTCTTACCATAACCAATTATTACCACTTATGCAGGGTACTAAAATTTCCAGTATTTCAAAGTCTGCATTATTGAATACAAGTATCTCCTTTCCGAGCAATATTGCCGAGCAGTGTCAAATTGCCTCTTTCTTCTGTTCCCTTGACACACAGATATCCTTAGAGACTCAACGACTTGATAAACTTAAGCAAATAAAGTCAGCCTGTTTAGATAAAATGTTTGTATAA
- a CDS encoding virulence RhuM family protein has translation MEEKDKSNIIIYQSEDGQTHIEVRMDEDTVWLTQQQMSDLYQTSRTNVVEHIKHIYEDGELVEEATCRKIRQVRQEGTRMVEREIPHYNLDMIISLGYRINSIQATHFRQWATARLKEYIIKGFTMDDERLKQTGGGGYWKELLDRIRDIRSSEKVMYRQVLDIYATAIDYDPRSDVSIEFFKIVQNKLHFAAHGHTAAEVIYERADADQHMMGLTSFKGDHPTLRDAKIAKNYLSEEELKVLNNLVSGYFDFAEVQAMKHRIMYMKDYIQHLEAILSSTGEQLLNGCGTVSHEQAMEKAEKEYRKFDVRTLSPVEQAYLDNIKVLNKKVKGKK, from the coding sequence ATGGAAGAAAAGGATAAGAGCAATATCATCATCTATCAGAGTGAAGACGGACAGACACACATAGAGGTGCGGATGGACGAAGATACCGTATGGTTAACCCAACAACAAATGAGCGACCTTTACCAGACGTCTCGAACAAATGTGGTAGAACATATTAAGCACATTTATGAAGATGGTGAACTTGTAGAAGAAGCAACCTGTCGGAAAATCCGACAAGTTCGGCAAGAAGGAACACGCATGGTTGAAAGAGAAATACCTCACTATAATCTTGATATGATAATATCTTTAGGATATCGAATAAATTCAATTCAAGCCACTCATTTTCGTCAATGGGCGACGGCACGTCTTAAAGAATATATCATCAAGGGTTTCACTATGGATGATGAACGATTGAAGCAAACGGGAGGAGGAGGTTATTGGAAAGAACTGCTCGACCGCATACGCGACATTCGTTCATCAGAAAAAGTGATGTATCGACAGGTGCTCGATATTTATGCTACGGCGATTGACTATGACCCACGTTCTGATGTATCTATCGAATTCTTCAAAATAGTGCAAAACAAACTGCATTTTGCCGCTCATGGGCATACTGCCGCCGAAGTGATTTATGAACGGGCGGATGCAGACCAACACATGATGGGACTGACCTCTTTCAAGGGAGACCATCCTACATTGCGCGATGCCAAAATAGCGAAGAATTACTTAAGTGAAGAAGAATTGAAAGTTCTGAATAATTTAGTTTCCGGATATTTCGATTTTGCCGAAGTGCAAGCCATGAAGCATCGGATTATGTATATGAAAGATTATATTCAGCATCTTGAAGCAATCCTTTCCTCTACGGGAGAACAACTCTTGAATGGTTGTGGAACCGTCAGTCATGAGCAGGCCATGGAAAAAGCGGAAAAGGAATATAGGAAGTTTGATGTCCGTACACTTTCTCCCGTAGAACAAGCCTATCTGGATAATATAAAGGTATTGAACAAAAAAGTAAAAGGAAAGAAATAG